CCGGAGTGATCGGCCACCTGCAGTACATGATGGAGCACCAGGGTAGTGGAGACAATCATAACGCCCCCGTGTTCCGCTGGTGTTACAAGCGCATGGGCGAGTTCATCCCGGAACTGGTGACCCAGGGCTGCGAGCCGAGAATCATGCTCGATTATTCGGGATGCCTGTTGTACGGGCTGGAACAGATGGGTGCGGATGACGTAATCGATGCCCTGCGGCACATCACGACCGATCCCCGTTACCGCCACTGTGTTGAATGGCTTGGCACAGGCTGGGGCCATCCCGTGATACCGTCTACACCCGTGCAGGATTTCAGGCTCCACGTCGAAGCCTGGCAACAGCATTTTCTCTCGCTCTTCGGAGCCGAGGCGCTGAGCCGCGTCCGCGGATTTTCTCCGCCCGAAATGGCGTTGCCCAACCATCCCGATGTCGCCTACGAGTTTGTAAAAACACTGCTGGAGTGCGGCTACGAATGGGTGCTTGTTCAGGAGCATACCATAGAGGAGGAAACGACCGGCGAGGGGGTTCGCCGGCCCCATTTGCCCCATCGGCTGGTGGTACGCAATTCGGAGGGCGAAGCTCTGGAGATCATAGTCCTTATCAAAACACAGGGCAGCGACACCAAGCTGGTGGCGCAAATGCAGCCCCGCTACGAAGCGCAGGGTCTTTCGCCCATCGAAATCAGAGGCATCGGTATACCGCCCCTGGTCTCACAGATCGGTGATGGCGAAAATGGCGGCGTCATGATGAACGAGTTCCCGGATAAGTTTAAGGCGGTGATGGCCGAAGCCGGCGGAACGGACACCCCGCCGTTGAACGGAACTGAATACCTCGAACTCCTGTTTCAATCCGGAGTCACCAGGGCATCACTTCCTGCCGTTCAACCGATCATGCAGCAGGAGATCTGGAACCGAATCGGGATCGGAGCCGGAGCCGAACGCGTGCAAGAGGCCATTAAGGAGCTGCAACTCGAAAATGACCGCTTCCACATGGAAGGCGGCAGCTGGATGAACAACATTTCATGGATCCGCGGATACGACCATGTGCTCGGTCCCATGGAAAAAGCCAGCGCCGCGTTTGCTGAAAAAGCGGCCGGCACGGATCCGCGTGAAGAAC
This DNA window, taken from Pontiella desulfatans, encodes the following:
- a CDS encoding glycosyl hydrolase family 57, coding for MKPLPDICGREKETKAARALRDPVPAREIHIDIRSIRSGFASALHMHQPLVPGDGDDLRTAGVIGHLQYMMEHQGSGDNHNAPVFRWCYKRMGEFIPELVTQGCEPRIMLDYSGCLLYGLEQMGADDVIDALRHITTDPRYRHCVEWLGTGWGHPVIPSTPVQDFRLHVEAWQQHFLSLFGAEALSRVRGFSPPEMALPNHPDVAYEFVKTLLECGYEWVLVQEHTIEEETTGEGVRRPHLPHRLVVRNSEGEALEIIVLIKTQGSDTKLVAQMQPRYEAQGLSPIEIRGIGIPPLVSQIGDGENGGVMMNEFPDKFKAVMAEAGGTDTPPLNGTEYLELLFQSGVTRASLPAVQPIMQQEIWNRIGIGAGAERVQEAIKELQLENDRFHMEGGSWMNNISWIRGYDHVLGPMEKASAAFAEKAAGTDPREERYRNALFHLLISQTSCYRYWGEGRWTEYGKELCRRTMEIIRHDFQGGHRSR